From Medicago truncatula cultivar Jemalong A17 chromosome 7, MtrunA17r5.0-ANR, whole genome shotgun sequence, a single genomic window includes:
- the LOC11437786 gene encoding dirigent protein 24, translated as MDNVFIHNPNTWKTTLCLFLLITTFLISNSARILDEFDSQPQAIGNLPGPGAAIPSATTIPQISPITASPSAITPAATATTTTTPVSGGDINPDPLVSENEAPVVDIPPVVSPTTDETPEELPQPEAEVPLPPPEAEVPLPAVPNATPVTAKPIAKEPSFSFFMHDILGGSHPSARVVAGIVANSDVTGLPFSKLNNNLFPITGGIPLVNPKLNGIVTNNNLPNLVGLSAAQSSTVFKNSGTSNTVSGGNNQPFVSAGNLPGGFTVQKLMFGSVTVIDDQLTEEHELDSSVIGRAQGFYLASSLDGTSKTIVLTVLVHGAEHHDGADDTISLFGIHRTASPESEIAVIGGTGKYENARGYAAIENLLKEDQHTTDGADTILHFSIYLTE; from the coding sequence ATGGACAATGTTTTCATACACAATCCTAACACATGGAAAACTACACTTTGCCTTTTCCTCCTAATCACAACTTTTTTGATTTCCAACTCTGCAAGAATCCTAGATGAATTTGACTCTCAACCACAAGCTATAGGCAATCTACCAGGACCTGGAGCTGCCATTCCTTCAGCCACAACCATACCACAGATAAGCCCTATTACCGCTTCGCCAAGTGCGATAACACCTGCAGCCACTGCCACCACCACTACCACACCGGTTTCTGGTGGAGATATCAATCCAGACCCTTTAGTCTCAGAAAATGAAGCACCAGTTGTGGACATCCCTCCAGTTGTGAGTCCTACCACAGATGAAACACCAGAAGAACTTCCACAACCAGAAGCTGAAGTGCCACTTCCACCGCCAGAAGCTGAGGTACCACTCCCAGCTGTTCCTAATGCAACGCCGGTTACAGCAAAGCCTATAGCAAAAGAGCCGTCGTTTTCTTTCTTCATGCATGATATCCTTGGTGGATCACATCCATCAGCAAGAGTGGTAGCAGGAATTGTAGCAAACAGTGATGTAACCGGCTTACCATTCTCCAAGCTCAACAACAATCTCTTCCCTATTACTGGAGGAATTCCATTAGTTAACCCTAAACTCAATGGCATTGTCACAAACAACAATCTCCCAAACCTTGTAGGTCTCAGTGCTGCTCAATCCTCGACTGTATTCAAAAACAGTGGCACAAGTAACACTGTTTCCGGAGGCAACAATCAACCTTTTGTTTCGGCGGGTAATCTTCCTGGTGGGTTTACAGTCCAGAAGCTTATGTTTGGTTCTGTGACAGTAATTGATGACCAGTTAACAGAAGAGCATGAGCTGGATTCTTCTGTGATAGGAAGAGCACAGGGGTTTTACTTGGCAAGCTCATTGGATGGTACTAGTAAGACCATTGTGCTTACTGTTTTGGTGCATGGGGCTGAGCATCATGATGGAGCTGATGACACTATAAGTCTGTTTGGGATTCATAGGACGGCGTCGCCAGAATCTGAGATAGCAGTGATTGGTGGGACTGGGAAGTATGAGAATGCTAGAGGATATGCTGCAATTGAGAACCTACTGAAGGAGGACCAACACACCACAGATGGGGCTGACACCATCTTGCATTTCAGTATCTACCTCACTGAGTAG